A window of Punica granatum isolate Tunisia-2019 chromosome 8, ASM765513v2, whole genome shotgun sequence genomic DNA:
aaaactGATGCAAAAGCTGTTGCATTATTTGTGGGGGTCGTTGTTCCAGCCGCCCAcgcattatttttctttttcttttttgttttttaaaaaatgtggggttttaaaaatattaaaaaaatattttagtctctaaaatattttatgtcgGCAATGGAAATCCTATCACGAACTATCACTGAAATTTTTAggttgcgtttgatttcatagtaggattttaaaatcagattttgattttgattttaagtagtataaatgggccccacctttgactttgtatgtgttatgttgttttgttgtggaaaaaaatggtataaatagggcccactctttgactttgtaagagttattttgttttgtagttggtagagttaaagttagaattgtgattctaaaataccatcttgaaaccaaacaggccttagtctttcttttttctgggGAGTCTCTAATCTATGTGAAGTCCATGTGGTGAAAATCGGACCACTTTAGAGACTTATAGAGTATCTCCAAgatgattttaactttttaactttttatcaAGTacttctaaatatatatatatatatatattatgtgttaAGGAAGAAAAATTCTAGTTCGAATCAGGCTAAAATGGTTTCcgatttcaaaacccgaaccTTAATAACAGAGAAAACTTATTCTAATAATCCCATAATACCAAAAAATTGGGGTAGTTCTGCTCAGATCTGCTCGGGTTTTTTAGTTGCGTTGGTTTTTTACACAGCCCTGCCCGACCTTGGCCAGGAatctttttatcttttgaaACTCAAGTCTTGTgggttattttttattttttattttataatgcaattttctaaattaaacaaagaaaaaaagaaaagcagaaaattgaaattaattagtaCCAGGGCAGTAGCCTTGATGACAGTCTCCCGGTCACGCCCGAAGAACATTGGCTCGCTCTCCGTTAACCTCTCGAGCAGAATCTCCATTAAATTATCGGCTTCTTTGTCATCGATCTCATGTCTGCCTCTCTGTTTCCTCCTCTCAATATGCTCCTTTAGCCACTTATCAAGGACATAGTCAAGCTCCTTCCCCGTCTCCTTCATCGCCTTCACGTGCCCTTGGATATCCGCCCACTCGAGCCAAGGGATCATGTCCGACAGGACGAAAACTCCACTCAGGTACAGGAAGTCCTCGATCGCCTTCTTGAACCGGCAAGCATCGGAGCCTGCCATGCCAAACTCGGCGTCCGAGAACTTCTTCCCGGCAATAATCCTCAGGTTTATGTTGAAGGTGAGGTGCTCGAACTGCTTGTCAATGGGAATAACGAGGCTATCATGTTGGGAGCGAGAGAGGAGATCCGCCATGAAGGAGGCTATCTCAGAGGCCCTAACATGGAGGAGTCGCTCGACGCGGTGGCTTGAGAGGAGCTCGAGGGCAGCGATTTTTCGGATTTCACGCCAGTATGGCCCTGTGGGCGCCAAGGCAAAAATAGCATTATCATATCCGATGTACCTGTCCATGTCAATATATTAGGAATAGTAATAATAACATGAACAATCAACAATAAATAACAATCCATGATGGCGAATATCAATGGTTAATCATGTGCTACAAGGAGGCCATCGGTTGCCAAACATTATGCACTGTTTCATGTTGCAAGTTTTGTTCCAGACGATATGATGCTCGATCTAGATACTGTAATTGAATCCCGGAATTCCAATGCATGTATAAAAGTAAGTAATGCCATTCGATTAAACTAGCTACCAGTTCCACATGCCTACCAGCATAGTGTCCGGTCAATTTCTAATGATCTTGTTTGGTATGCTTATATCCAAAGAAAATATGATCTCACTATTAGTATTGGTCGTGTGTTAAATGGGTTATTCAATCATACCTTCCGACTGCAATATCAGGCCGAGTGCCCAGAACCCTATCGTTCACGGCCAAACACTCCCTTGCGGCCTTGGAGCCACTCACGACCACCAGCCTGCAGAGGCCGACCCTAAGGGAGAAGACGGGCCCGTATCTGTCGGCCATGGCTGCAAACTTCCTGAAAGCGGGCTCTCTTCCCCACAGGAGATGAAGGTGGCCTACTAAAGGCCATGCACCCGATGGCCCAGGCAGTAACAGCTCATTGTGGTTCGACCGTTTCAATGGAGCAGAACCAAATCTACGAAAAATACGGCAGTGAAGTGCTAGAGTTAGCGGACAAAGTGCTAGAACGAATAATAGAAGCGACAAGAGTTGGTCCATTGAATAATAGCTAATCGAATGCAAGATCAAGAAGGAAGaattatgttattttgttgAATTTGCTTGATCTTAACATTGATTCGCGTTGCTATTTATAGTAGTTGGACTTTCCACACATACAGGAAACTAAAATGTCTATAACGTggcttacccaaaaaaaaatgtgtatAACGTGTCTTTTGTCCACTAGTAGCAAAAGTACCCCAATTATTAAGTTCCAGATCACACCTCAAAACCAAGGGACCGATCGAGCAAATTTGTGATGGACAGAGCATTTGGTTCTGTCTTGACAACTGACATTCCCCAAGTCCTAATTTTTCCCTCGAGACAAATTATCCTCTGCCCCACCTGATGCTAGAAAAGAGGGTCAAATTATATGGACACGCCTCAAATTTAAGCTCTTGCTtgtattgaaaaaaagaagtgtATGTAAAGATGAGAGAATTGATAAGGATGAGGAGATATATTTTGAGAAGTTAAAGATATcaataagtaaaaaatgatttattctattaatcaaattttttgacttaattcattaagtaatttttgacttaatgattaagtactTATATCTCATATTTCCCTTCTTTTACCAttcatttttccttataattaatttgtaattaatttttaaatacttatttgattaaatttaaaatacatcctaagttgtttttttttccgattgtAAGGAAAATTTATGGCCTAGTAAAAGGTACGAAAGTCGTACTTACGAAGATCGAACTGAGACATCATAATTACAGCAACAACTTATGCCACTTAATTCCCTTCCTCTTAAGCTGTTATTCCTTAATAGCTATGATTTAATTTGTCGTCTTGTTTGGTTACAAGTGTGTTCTTTTAAACTGTTGGCCTTCCAAGCTTTTATTGTGCTCGGTAGGTCTACTGCTTCTATCCTCATGCCCTTTTTCAATGATTTGAATAAGAGCATCACTTGTtcatcgaaaagaaaaaatcatgATCAACTTTCCATGTGGCAAAGCTTTCATTAAACTCGGCCATTCAGCCATCTTCTTCCACCGCCATCATCATTGATTAAATccattataataaattctccGTCCACTttcacaattatatatatatatatatttatatattttcacataacaatatatttgtcaatatttactattattatacaaaatcaagttgaatTAGATCACTATTCAGCTCGAAACCAAATGCAAGCTAACTTCAAACAGCgttgcttttccttttttcttttttatattcgGAAGCTCAAAAAATCCAATTAATCTAATTTGAGTCGGATCGACTCACTAAATAATAAATctgttgaatttttttcattcataatattcgaattcaagattttatttaaataaacgTTGAACTCAGATTTATTTTTCCCTGTAAAATTTTACTTCACCCTTTCTCGCCCATTTCATTCTAGTGGTCGATATTAGCAGACGTGGTTGGAAGTTGATTTATATCGAGCACAAGATTTT
This region includes:
- the LOC116188373 gene encoding cytochrome P450 82G1-like, producing the protein MDQLLSLLLFVLALCPLTLALHCRIFRRFGSAPLKRSNHNELLLPGPSGAWPLVGHLHLLWGREPAFRKFAAMADRYGPVFSLRVGLCRLVVVSGSKAARECLAVNDRVLGTRPDIAVGRYIGYDNAIFALAPTGPYWREIRKIAALELLSSHRVERLLHVRASEIASFMADLLSRSQHDSLVIPIDKQFEHLTFNINLRIIAGKKFSDAEFGMAGSDACRFKKAIEDFLYLSGVFVLSDMIPWLEWADIQGHVKAMKETGKELDYVLDKWLKEHIERRKQRGRHEIDDKEADNLMEILLERLTESEPMFFGRDRETVIKATALILIFTGSESTALTMTWAVALLLNNPRALKHAQEELDTVVGRERWVQESDIGSLKYLQAIVKETLRLYPPAPLTGIREALEDCHIAGYSVPKDTRLLVNIWKLQRDPTMWSNPDEFRPERFLKEHEKVDIRGQSFEYIPFSSGRRSCPGATFGLQLVHLTLARMLQGFNITTVGDGPIDMGEGQGIALPRTSPLRVVLKPRLDLPLHG